The following DNA comes from Pseudomonas marginalis.
CCGGCAAAAGCAAGAAGCTGCGCTGGAATCCTTTTGGGCAGTTGGTCGAGCATATCGATTGTTCGGGTTACCCGACGCGTTTCAGTTACGACGAGCGCGGTTATTTGCAGGTCATTTCCGACCCGCTAGGGGAACGAACAACCTTCACATACGACACGACGGGCAGGATGCTCAGCCAGCAGTTGCCAGATGGTCGCATCGAGTATTTTCAACGCAACGCCTGCGGACAATTGACGGTCCATACCGACCCGTCAGGCCACTCGACTCATTATCAGTACAACCCTCGCGGGCGCATTCGCCAGCGCACGGATGCGCACGGCCGCAAAGTGCAATTCAGCTATGACAGCTACGCACGGCTGCAAGCACTGACCAATGAGAATGGCGAATGTTATCGTTTCACGTGGAATGCCAATGATCGCCTGGTCGAGCAGCGCGACCTAGATGGCAGCGCCCATCACTATGACTACGATGCATTGAACAGCATCACCAGCGTCACTGCTTTACCAGCTCACGACAGCAATGCGCCAGGTATCCCTGAACAGCCTATTGTTCACTATTTGGAGCGTGATGCTGCCGGGCGCCTGGTTGTCAAAATCACCGACGATGGCCGCACGGATTATTTATACGATCTCCTGGATCAATTGATCGCAATCACATTCAAGGACGCCCAGGGCAACGAACAAAAATTGAGTTATCGCTATGACGCCCTCGGCCAGCCACTTGAAGAGCAAAGCTCGGCCGGCAGTTTGAAACATCGCTATGACGAATTGGGCAATCTGACCCAGACCCAATTACCCGATGGTCGCTGGATCAACCGTCTGTACTACGGCAGCGGTCATTTGCACCAGATCAACCTCGATGGCCAAGTCATCAGTGACTTCGAGCGTGACCGCCTGCATCGTGAAGTACTTCGCACACAAGGTCAGATCAGCACCCGCACTGAATATGATCGAGGCGGGCGGTTGCGCGCTCGTGTACGGTATCCAAGTACCCTGCCGCGACCACTGACGGGAATGAGCCCGACATACTTCGACTTTGATCCCAGCGACAACCTGATCGCCCGCCACGAACAAAAAGCAGGAATTGCACACCAACAGTCGTTTCACTACGACGCCACTGATCGCATCATTGCCAGCCAGAATCCAATACATGGGACGCAGGAAAGCTTTGCTTATGACGCAGCGGCCAACCTTCTGGATGGTCCCCTGCCGGGTGTAGGCCTGGTGGTACATAACAAATTAATGACCTACCAAGACAAGCGTTACCGGTATGACAGTTTCGGTCGGCTGGTTGAAAAACGTAGTGCTCGTCGCGCCGTTCAACTATTCAAGTACGACGCTGAAAGCAGAGTGGTCGAAATACGAAATCAGCACGCCGCCAATGAAACCGTCATCACAATGACCTACGACCCTTTAGGTCGTCGGATTACAAAAACCGAACAAAACAGCAACGGTAATACGCTTGGTACCACTCGTTTTGTCTGGGACGGGTTGCAACTGATACAAGAGCATCGTAATAACCAGACCAGCCTTTATCTTTATGAAGATGGGAGCTATGAAGCGCTGGCACGTGTTGATGGCCTGGGCCCACTGCAAAGAATCAGGTACTACCACAACGACCCTAACGGACTGCCGCACGAATTGACGGACCACGATGGGCACCGTGTATGGCAGGCCAGTTATTACGCTTGGGGTAATACCGCCGAGGAAACCAGAGAATCTTCTTACATCGAAGAGCAGAACTTGAGGTTTCAGGGGCAATACTTGGACCGGGAAACCGGTTTGCACTACAACACGTTCAGGTTTTACGACCCCGATATAGGTCGGTTTATCACACCGGACCCCATAGGACTCGCCGGTGGCTTGAACCTCTATCAGTACGGGCCTAATCCGATGGGCTGGTGTGATGCGTGGGGGCTGGCAGGCAGTCCAACCACAGCGACTCATATCACCTACCTGGGCGTCGACAAAGCGACCGGCAAACCTTATGTGGGTTATGCCAGCATGCAAGGCAAGCAGGTAGGTTCAGACGTGTTGAACTATCGCTACGGGTCAAATTTCGATCGCTTTGGCGGCCAGGCACCTCAAGTCCTGCATACCGCCTATGGACAGGATGGCAAGGACACCACACGAGGGCTGGAACAACGAGTGTATGAAGGTTTGGGAGGAAAAGATGGAACCGCCAACGCACAAAATCCGGTCGGCAAAGGAAATGGCCGAAGGAAAGAATACCTAGCTGCGGCGGATAAACATTTGTCTCAGACTGACTCAGGCAAAGCACTGGATAAACGCATAAAAGCCGCGAATAAAACCAAGGGCAAAGCCCCTGCCAAAGTCGCCGGCAAAAGCAGGGGTGCGCGAGCAGGCCGCTGCTCGTGAATATCATCAATGACTATTGAAAATGGAGTGAGCCCATGGCCAAGCGCATCCTCTGGAAGGAAGGCGATCTAGTCAGCCTCAAATTGCGAGATGACTTATACACCGTAGGCCAGATGATCAAAAACTCCGTCATGCGCTTCTACGATGTGAGAAGTGTGGACGGCGCCTGGACCGAGCTTGCGCTGGACAACAGTATGATCCTGTTCAGTGGTTTTGTCGGCAAGGTGGTGACCCAGAGATTGGCAACGGAAAAACTAATTTCCGTCACACCATTTAGCCTTTCGGATCATGAGCGTTATTGGCTCAGGCCCCACGTCAGCTTTGAGGGCGGCTTTCCGTTTCGAGATGCTGATCTTGTTGACCTCGGCATCGGCTGCGATGCTGACTACAGCCTGGTACCTGCACTAAAGGAAGATCTGCAACTTTCTGACAGTCGCGACATTATCGAAAAGTATGAGTTGACCAACATGTGGGGAGACGAGGACCTCACCGACAGACTGTGTCGCTACTTCGATACCGGTGTTAACCGGGATGATTTGAAATTTGAAGTCTTTCCGGGACTCTGGAACGATCGTGAAAGCCTCAGGCCTTTGACCCGACGACTGCCTTTGCCGTTGAGATAAACAAGCAGTGTTTAGGTGATTTGAAGCATTAAAAAATGGGCACCCAACCCAGTCGGCGTGCCCATTCTTCTTACCGCCCCGCCTCCCTTCGAGACGGTACCGCAATTACGGGTTGACGCTGTCTTTGAGCGACTTGCCCGGCTTGAACGCAACGGTGTTGCTCGCCTTGATCTTCACAGGCTCACCGGTTTGCGGGTTTTTGCCGGTGCGGGCGCCACGGTGGCGTTGCAGGAAGGTGCCGAAGCCCACCAGGGTGACGCTGTCCTTGCGGTGCAGGGCGCCGGTGATTTCTTCGAGAACGGCGTTGAGGACGCGGTTGGCCTGTTCTTTGGTGAGATCCGCTTTTTCAGCGATGGCGGCTGCGAGTTCTGGTTTACGCATATGTGAAGCCTCTTTGACGGTTTTTTGTTGTTATGTCCGTGCTGCTCGTCTGTGGAGCAGCGCCCAAAGCGCCGCAGGCTCTACTCTGCGGCAGACGGGAGTGAGGATGGCATGCCCTCGCACGCTCCGCCAGTCTCGCGGCGACCTTTCTCGGGGGAAAAACGTGCTTATTCCGACAGAACGACCGGTATTTACGCCAGCAACGGCGGAAGTTCTTTGTTGAGGGCAAGTTTTTCCATCACGGCGTTGCCGGTCAGCGCGTAACCCAGCAGACGACCGTTGGCGTCGCGGCACAGGGCCTTGATGTCGGCACCCTGGCCTTCGACGCTCCACACCCCTTCGGTGCCCCGTGGCGGCGGGGATACCACCAGCGGGCAGACCGGGGTTTTCACGGTGACCGGCATCGGACCGTAGCTGACGGCCGTGGCGTTACCGGCCAGGGTCTGGGCCAGGGCACGGGCGCAGCTCATCAGCGGCATGACGTACAGCAGGTTGAGGCCATCAACCTCGGCGCAGTCGCCCAGGGCGTAGATATTGGCGTGGGAGGTCTTGAGGTGGCGATCCACCATGATCCCACGGTTGGTCTGCAGGCCGGCCGCCGCAGCCAGGTCGACACGCGGACGCAGGCCGATGGCCGAGACCACCAGATCGCAGTGCACCACTTCACCGTCCGACAGATGCGCTTCCAGGCCGTCAGCGCTGCGTTGCAGGCGATTGAGCACCGGGCCCAGGTGGAAACGCGCGCCCAGCCCTTCCAGGCCGGCCTGTACCGCTGCGGCCGCTGCTGGGTGCAGCAGGGTCGGCATGACTTGCTCGCACGGCGCCACCAGGTCGATTTCATAACCGCCGAGGATCAGGTCGTTGGCGAATTCACAGCCGATCAGGCCGGCGCCGAGCAGCAGCACGCGGCGCTTGCCGGCCGCGGCGGCGCGAAAGCGGGCGTAATCTTCGAGGTCATTGATCGGGAAAACCAGCTCAGCGGCGTCGCCTTCAACCGGTACCCGCACGGTCTCCGCGCCCCAGGCCAGGACCAGATCACGATAGACCACCGCTTCTTCACCGATCCACAGGCGCTTGTGGCCGGGGTCGATGCCGCTGACACGGGTGTGGGTGCGCACTTCGGCCTTGAGTTGCTCGGCCATGGCGCCGGGTTCGGCCATGCTCAGGCCATCGGCTTCCTTGTTCTTGCCAAAGCCGGTGGAGAGCATGGGCTTGGAGTAGGAGCGCCCGTCATCCGCGGTGATCAGCAGCAATGGGGTCTCGCTGTCGAGCTTGCGAAACTCCCGGGCCACGTTGTAACCGGCCAATCCTGTGCCGATGATCACGACAGGTGTGTTCATTCCTTTCTCCTTGTAGTACGTCTCTGAAACTGAAAATTAGCCGATTTCGATCATTTCGAAATCCATCTTGCCCACGCCGCAGTCCGGGCACAGCCAGTCTTCGGGTACGTCCTGCCACAGGGTGCCCGGAGCGATACCATCATCCGGCCAGCCGTCTTTTTCGTCATAGATCAGGCCGCAGACTACACATTGCCACTTCTTCATTTACTTGCTTCCTCAGGGTCCAGGCAGGTTGGCCGGCGGTCGATGGATCCAGCGTTGCCGCGCGGCTCAGGGCGTTTTGTACTGATCGGGGCCGACAGATGCAAGCTTGATCGACGCAAGGCGCCGGGCCGGCCCGGCAAAAGATCAGGACGCCATGGTAAGCTCGCCGCCTCTTTTGCTGCCAATACTGACGCACCGTGCCGCACTCAATCGCCCTTCCCGATGCTTG
Coding sequences within:
- a CDS encoding HU family DNA-binding protein, which translates into the protein MRKPELAAAIAEKADLTKEQANRVLNAVLEEITGALHRKDSVTLVGFGTFLQRHRGARTGKNPQTGEPVKIKASNTVAFKPGKSLKDSVNP
- a CDS encoding NAD(P)/FAD-dependent oxidoreductase, which produces MNTPVVIIGTGLAGYNVAREFRKLDSETPLLLITADDGRSYSKPMLSTGFGKNKEADGLSMAEPGAMAEQLKAEVRTHTRVSGIDPGHKRLWIGEEAVVYRDLVLAWGAETVRVPVEGDAAELVFPINDLEDYARFRAAAAGKRRVLLLGAGLIGCEFANDLILGGYEIDLVAPCEQVMPTLLHPAAAAAVQAGLEGLGARFHLGPVLNRLQRSADGLEAHLSDGEVVHCDLVVSAIGLRPRVDLAAAAGLQTNRGIMVDRHLKTSHANIYALGDCAEVDGLNLLYVMPLMSCARALAQTLAGNATAVSYGPMPVTVKTPVCPLVVSPPPRGTEGVWSVEGQGADIKALCRDANGRLLGYALTGNAVMEKLALNKELPPLLA
- a CDS encoding rubredoxin, whose translation is MKKWQCVVCGLIYDEKDGWPDDGIAPGTLWQDVPEDWLCPDCGVGKMDFEMIEIG
- a CDS encoding RHS repeat-associated core domain-containing protein, which encodes MSDALWAARMGDALSHTSMMADILGGVLEVAANIAITAVATAAVVAATGITVATGGLGCFLLGAVVGTIVGLAMSKTGADKGLSNLCESFSNALFPPTVQANILTGSTNTLTNSIPAARAAGAISSHVAPAGTEQEEPAPEPEASYLDMAESFFSQMWRPTVATPAPGAEPKPLDLVTCMKHPPMPPQFLAEGSEKVTINGQPAVRSGDRSTCDATVVSSGLISSNVTIGGGSVVVREIRSGKTPGVGLAVTALLMLKGGKGKFFSKLPCMLIGGATSMAVSSAMGAMANAAMGSSNPVHAATGAKVLGGDDELDFVLPGILPIDWQRFYNSRDERSGSLFGAGWSLPYEVCVDIQPHPDGGETLVYTDEQGRPIDMGSIPLGGAVFSAGEGLAVRRHLNGQLLIESDDGLYRLFEPSANPALLRLSQLGDRNDNRIHVDYDEAGRLIRLRDTFDLVQVELIRDQGHVVRLERLYPDQRREVLVSYGYDAIGNLAEVRDATGQVQRRFSYDAGQRMVEHQLPTGLRCFYEWALVEDVEWRVVRHWTDEGDAYQFDYDLQAGITRITDGLQRVSTRHWNTQHQIVRYCDNLGQTWLFEWNDERQLLSATDPLGGRYTYSYDDAGNLIGETDPLGRSDSTLWLEHWALPLVETDAADNSWAYRYDQRGNCIAETDPLGYVTRYRYDDHGQVVEIIDATGKSKKLRWNPFGQLVEHIDCSGYPTRFSYDERGYLQVISDPLGERTTFTYDTTGRMLSQQLPDGRIEYFQRNACGQLTVHTDPSGHSTHYQYNPRGRIRQRTDAHGRKVQFSYDSYARLQALTNENGECYRFTWNANDRLVEQRDLDGSAHHYDYDALNSITSVTALPAHDSNAPGIPEQPIVHYLERDAAGRLVVKITDDGRTDYLYDLLDQLIAITFKDAQGNEQKLSYRYDALGQPLEEQSSAGSLKHRYDELGNLTQTQLPDGRWINRLYYGSGHLHQINLDGQVISDFERDRLHREVLRTQGQISTRTEYDRGGRLRARVRYPSTLPRPLTGMSPTYFDFDPSDNLIARHEQKAGIAHQQSFHYDATDRIIASQNPIHGTQESFAYDAAANLLDGPLPGVGLVVHNKLMTYQDKRYRYDSFGRLVEKRSARRAVQLFKYDAESRVVEIRNQHAANETVITMTYDPLGRRITKTEQNSNGNTLGTTRFVWDGLQLIQEHRNNQTSLYLYEDGSYEALARVDGLGPLQRIRYYHNDPNGLPHELTDHDGHRVWQASYYAWGNTAEETRESSYIEEQNLRFQGQYLDRETGLHYNTFRFYDPDIGRFITPDPIGLAGGLNLYQYGPNPMGWCDAWGLAGSPTTATHITYLGVDKATGKPYVGYASMQGKQVGSDVLNYRYGSNFDRFGGQAPQVLHTAYGQDGKDTTRGLEQRVYEGLGGKDGTANAQNPVGKGNGRRKEYLAAADKHLSQTDSGKALDKRIKAANKTKGKAPAKVAGKSRGARAGRCS